Proteins found in one Quercus robur chromosome 2, dhQueRobu3.1, whole genome shotgun sequence genomic segment:
- the LOC126714669 gene encoding mitochondrial pyruvate carrier 1-like isoform X2, with product MKILQNFLNSPIGPKTTHFWGPVVGWGIPIAAMVDTNKPPELISGNMTTVMCVYSALFMRFAWMVQPRNLHLLALHVANESVQLYQLSRWLKFQG from the exons ATGAAAATCCTCCAGAATTTTTTGAACAGTCCCATTGGCCCTAAAACAACACACTTTTGGGGCCCTGTTGTGGGCTGGGGCATTCCTATTGCA GCAATGGTCGACACAAACAAACCCCCAGAGTTGATTTCTGGCAATATGACAACAg TTATGTGTGTTTATTCAGCATTGTTCATGAGGTTTGCATGGATGGTACAGCCACGGAATCTCCACCTTCTTGCATTGCACGTCGCGAATGAGAGTGTACAGCTCTATCAGCTCTCACGTTGGTTGAAATTTCAAGGGTGA
- the LOC126714669 gene encoding mitochondrial pyruvate carrier 1-like isoform X1 produces MKILQNFLNSPIGPKTTHFWGPVVGWGIPIAAMVDTNKPPELISGNMTTVMCVYSALFMRFAWMVQPRNLHLLALHVANESVQLYQLSRWLKFQGFIGDKSLQQKNEEAET; encoded by the exons ATGAAAATCCTCCAGAATTTTTTGAACAGTCCCATTGGCCCTAAAACAACACACTTTTGGGGCCCTGTTGTGGGCTGGGGCATTCCTATTGCA GCAATGGTCGACACAAACAAACCCCCAGAGTTGATTTCTGGCAATATGACAACAg TTATGTGTGTTTATTCAGCATTGTTCATGAGGTTTGCATGGATGGTACAGCCACGGAATCTCCACCTTCTTGCATTGCACGTCGCGAATGAGAGTGTACAGCTCTATCAGCTCTCACGTTGGTTGAAATTTCAAGG GTTTATTGGTGACAAAAGCTTGCAGCAGAAGAACGAGGAAGCTGAAACATAG
- the LOC126714669 gene encoding mitochondrial pyruvate carrier 1-like isoform X3: protein MVDTNKPPELISGNMTTVMCVYSALFMRFAWMVQPRNLHLLALHVANESVQLYQLSRWLKFQGFIGDKSLQQKNEEAET, encoded by the exons ATGGTCGACACAAACAAACCCCCAGAGTTGATTTCTGGCAATATGACAACAg TTATGTGTGTTTATTCAGCATTGTTCATGAGGTTTGCATGGATGGTACAGCCACGGAATCTCCACCTTCTTGCATTGCACGTCGCGAATGAGAGTGTACAGCTCTATCAGCTCTCACGTTGGTTGAAATTTCAAGG GTTTATTGGTGACAAAAGCTTGCAGCAGAAGAACGAGGAAGCTGAAACATAG
- the LOC126714670 gene encoding uncharacterized protein LOC126714670, whose protein sequence is MASQAASSFNGNVKKALAGLRRINLDGLRWRVFDAKDQVLGRLASQISTVIQGKDKPTYAPNRDDGDMCIVLNAKDISVTGRKLTNKFYRWHTGYVGHLKERSLKDQMAKDPTEVIRKAVLRMLPRNKLRDDRDRKLRIFADSEHPFGDRPLEPYIMPPRRVREMRPRARRAMIRAQKKEELQKQTANETVKGKRRVVKEEVKA, encoded by the exons ATGGCAAGCCAAGCAGCTAGTTCTTTCAATGGCAACGTCAAG AAAGCACTTGCTGGGCTGAGACGCATAAACCTGGATGGTCTGCGATGGAGGGTATTTGATGCCAAAGACCAG GTCCTTGGCAGATTAGCATCTCAAATATCTACTGTGATTCAAGGAAAGGATAAGCCGACGTATGCTCCAAATCGTGATGATGGGGATATGTGCATTGTGCTTAATGCAAAGGATATTTCTGTCACTGGGAGAAAACTTACAAACAAGTTTTATCGCTGGCATACTGG GTATGTGGGCCACCTCAAGGAAAGGAGTTTAAAGGACCAGATGGCTAAAGATCCAACAGAAGTCATCCGAAAAGCTGTATTACGCATGCTTCCAAGAAACAAATTGCGTGAT GATAGAGATCGAAAGTTGAGGATATTTGCTGACAGTGAGCACCCCTTTGGTGACAGGCCCCTTGAACCATACATAATGCCTCCTCGAAGAGTACGTGAAATGCGTCCCCGTGCAAGGCGAGCAATGATTCGAGCTCAGAAAAAAGAGGAGCTGCAAAAACAGACTGCTAATGAGACAGTGAAAGGTAAAAGGAGAGTAGTTAAAGAAGAAGTGAAAGCATAA
- the LOC126714671 gene encoding uncharacterized protein LOC126714671, with protein sequence MGDYHFVYKDLEGASTQWDDIQRKLGNLPPKPPAFKPPSFTPAPDESSAPKDKSWIDNKTEDELEDLQDDPDLDDDRFLEDYRKKRLAEMREAAKVAKFGSVIPITGSDFVREVSQAPSDVWVVVILYKEGIPECTLLMRCLEELATKYPATKFVKIISTDCIPNYPDRNLPTLLVYNNGAVKANHVGIHSFGRRCTPEGVALVLCNSDPVLNDGLSGSDPSSKAVIDGVRRSFLEKVVKAHEDDDDGFSSD encoded by the exons ATGGGGGATTATCACTTTGTGTACAAGGATTTAGAGGGTGCGTCGACGCAGTGGGACGATATTCAACGAAAGCTCGGGAATTTACCTCCAAAACCACCAGCTTTCAAGCCCCCATCATTCACTCCTGCCCCAGATGAATCCTCTGCTCCGAAAGACAAGTCTTGGATCGATAACAAAACCGAGGATGAGCTCGAGGACCTCCAGGACGACCCAGATCTCGACGACGATCGATTCCTCGAAGACTACAg GAAAAAGAGGTTGGCTGAGATGAGGGAAGCAGCTAAGGTTGCAAAGTTTGGATCGGTGATTCCAATTACAGGATCAGATTTTGTGCGAGAGGTTTCACAAGCTCCATCTGATGTTTGGGTTGTTGTGATCCTCTACAAAGAAGG AATCCCGGAATGTACACTGCTAATGCGATGTTTGGAAGAGTTGGCAACGAAATACCCAGCAACAAAATTTGTTAAGATAATATCTACAGACTGCATTCCTAACTACCCTGATCGTAATCTTCCAACGTTGTTAGTGTACAACAATGGTGCAGTGAAAGCAAATCATGTGGGCATTCATAGTTTTGGCAGGAGATGCACTCCTGAAG GTGTTGCATTAGTTCTTTGCAATTCAGATCCTGTACTTAATGATGGCCTAAGTGGGAGTGATCCATCAAGTAAAGCTGTGATTGATGGAGTTCGCAGGAGTTTCTTAGAGAAAGTTGTGAAAGCgcatgaagatgatgatgatggattttcaagtgattaa